From the genome of Desulfobaccales bacterium:
CAGCTTCACCTGGCGGGCGGCGGCGGCCTGCCCCACCACCCCCTGCCCCAGTCGGAACTCCAGGCGCCCGGCGGCGGGCACCGGCCCCTGGCTGCTCACCTGGAGGCTCAGCACCTCCTTGCTCTTGTCCAGGCCGAAGTAGAGGGCTAGGTCCACCCTTAGGTGCCGGGCCAGGAGGTGCACCAGGTTGCTGAGCCGTTCCCCGAAACTGATGGTGGAGGTGCTGATCTCCACCATCTGGGTGAGGAATGCGGTGCGCTCCGACGCCATACCGCCTTACCCGCCCAGGGCCTGGCGGCGTTTGTCCTGCGCCAGGCGATAGAGGTCTTCGTATTGAGGGGCCACCCGATCCCAGGAGAAATCCAGGGCCATGTTGCGGCGCATCAGGGCCTGCCAGGCCGGCCGGTCCGCATAGAGGGCCAGCGCCTGGCGGATGGCTCCCAGGAAGGCCTCCGGGGTGTAATCGTGGAACTTGAAGCCGCTCCCTTCGCCGGTCTCCGGGTTATAGGCGGTGATGGTCTCCTCCAGGCCGCCGGTGGCCCTGACCACCGGGATGGTGCCGTAGCGCAGACAGTAGAGCTGGTCCAGACCGCAGGGCTCATAACGGGAGGGCATGAGAAAGATGTCAGCGCCGGCGATGATCTGATGCGCCATCGCCTCGGAAAATTCCAGGGACAGCCCGAAGCGCCCGCTGAACTTCAGGGCCTGCTCCTGCAAGATGTACTGATGGCGCTCCTCTCCGGTGCCCTGCAAGACCAGGCCCACCTCCAGACGGAAGAGCTCCTCCAGGATGGCCTCCAACAGGTCAATGCCCTTGCGCTCGTAAAGGCGGGTGGTGAGGCCGAACAGGGGGGCCTCCAGGGGCAGGGTGAGGCCGAAATGCTTGAGCAGCGCCTCCTTGCAGCGCTCCTTGCCGCTTAAGTCCTCCGGGGAGTATGGGGCCGGGAGGAAGGGATCCCGGGCCGGGTCCCAGCGTTCGTAATCCACCCCCACCACGATGCCGAAGAGGTCCTGGGCCCGCTCCTGAAAGACGCCTTCCAGCCCGAAGCCCTGCTCCGGGGTGAGGATCTCCTCCCGGTATTTGTGGCTCACGGTGCTTAAGAGGTCGGCGAAGACCAGGCCGCCCTTCATCAGATTGATGCGGCCGAAGAACTCCAGGGCCTTGGGGGAGAGGAGCTCCCAGCCCAGGCCGGTGAGGGGCAGGTCAAAGGCGGAGAAGATGCCCTGGAAGCCCACGTTGTGGACGGTATAAACGATGGGCAGGCGCTGCAGCCGGGGGCGTTCCCGGTAGAGGGTGCGGCAGTAGACCGGCACCAGGCCGCTTTGCCATTCGTGGCAATGGCAGACGTCCAGCTCCAGCTCCAGGGCCTCCACCATCTCCACCACTGCCCGGCTGAAGAAGATGAAG
Proteins encoded in this window:
- a CDS encoding glycogen/starch synthase — encoded protein: MRILMVTPEANPFARSGGLAEVISALSHSLVRRGHQVAVVLPLYRQVRESGHPLTFTGKSLPIPLSFKTLSADIYETRLPSGVHFYFIGQDALYNRDGLYGTAYGDFEDNAERFIFFSRAVVEMVEALELELDVCHCHEWQSGLVPVYCRTLYRERPRLQRLPIVYTVHNVGFQGIFSAFDLPLTGLGWELLSPKALEFFGRINLMKGGLVFADLLSTVSHKYREEILTPEQGFGLEGVFQERAQDLFGIVVGVDYERWDPARDPFLPAPYSPEDLSGKERCKEALLKHFGLTLPLEAPLFGLTTRLYERKGIDLLEAILEELFRLEVGLVLQGTGEERHQYILQEQALKFSGRFGLSLEFSEAMAHQIIAGADIFLMPSRYEPCGLDQLYCLRYGTIPVVRATGGLEETITAYNPETGEGSGFKFHDYTPEAFLGAIRQALALYADRPAWQALMRRNMALDFSWDRVAPQYEDLYRLAQDKRRQALGG